A stretch of Lathyrus oleraceus cultivar Zhongwan6 chromosome 6, CAAS_Psat_ZW6_1.0, whole genome shotgun sequence DNA encodes these proteins:
- the LOC127096930 gene encoding indole-3-pyruvate monooxygenase YUCCA6, with protein MDSYLRELEGKQANDPLFIENMNKNNSTSSNERCLWIPGPLIVGAGPSGLAVAAYLKQKGVPSLILERSNCIASLWKLKTYDRLRLHLPKQVCELPLMKFPSGFPTYPTKQQFIEYLESYSEKFDIRPWFNETVKHAEFDATLGFWRVRSEGKGGMITEFVCRWLIVATGENAEAVVPEMEGVGEFGGSIKHTSLYKSGEEFRGKKVLVVGCGNSGMEICLDLCNHDAAPSIVVRDSVHILPRDMLGKSTFGLSMWLLKWLPMQLVDCILLIMSWLLLGDTARFGLVRPREGPLELKKLSGKTPVLDVGALAKIKRGDIKVCSGIKRLKRYTVEFVDGKIENFDAIVLATGYKSNVPYWLKDKDMFSKKDGYPMKPFPNGWKGENGLYAVGFTKRGLLGASMDAKNIAQDIEWCWKSEAKHTLAFALLPQSKS; from the exons ATGGACTCCTACCTAAGAGAATTAGAAGGAAAACAAGCAAATGATCCTTTATTCATAGAGAATATGAACAAAAACAATTCAACTTCTTCAAATGAAAGATGTTTATGGATTCCAGGTCCATTGATAGTAGGAGCTGGACCTTCCGGACTCGCAGTAGCAGCATACCTAAAACAAAAAGGTGTTCCAAGTTTAATACTAGAAAGATCGAACTGCATAGCTTCACTATGGAAACTAAAAACCTACGACCGACTTCGTCTTCATTTACCGAAACAAGTTTGCGAGCTTCCATTAATGAAATTCCCTTCTGGTTTCCCAACATATCCAACAAAACAACAGTTTATAGAGTATTTGGAAAGTTACTCGGAGAAATTCGATATtaggccttggttcaatgagacAGTGAAACATGCTGAGTTTGATGCTACACTTGGGTTTTGGAGGGTGAGGAGTGAGGGAAAAGGAGGGATGATTACCGAGTTTGTTTGTCGGTGGTTGATTGTCGCGACGGGGGAGAATGCGGAGGCGGTGGTGCCGGAGATGGAAGGAGTTGGTGAGTTTGGTGGTAGTATTAAGCATACTAGTTTGTATAAAAGTGGTGAAGAATTTAGAGGGAAGAAAGTTTTGGTTGTTGGATGTGGGAATTCTGGTATGGAAATTTGTTTGGATCTTTGTAATCATGATGCTGCTCCTTCTATTGTCGTTAGAGATTCG GTACACATCCTACCAAGAGATATGCTGGGAAAATCAACTTTTGGGCTGTCCATGTGGTTGCTCAAGTGGCTGCCTATGCAGCTTGTGGATTGCATCCTTCTCATCATGTCTTGGCTATTGCTCGGCGACACGGCGCGATTCGGTTTGGTTCGGCCCCGCGAGGGACCCCTTGAACTCAAAAAATTGTCTGGAAAGACACCAGTCCTAGATGTGGGTGCCCTTGCCAAGATCAAAAGAGGAGACATTAAG GTATGTTCAGGAATCAAGAGGTTAAAACGCTACACAGTGGAATTTGTTGATGGAAAGATAGAAAATTTTGATGCCATTGTATTAGCAACTGGTTACAAAAGTAATGTACCTTATTGGCTAAAG GATAAGGATATGTTCTCTAAGAAAGATGGATACCCTATGAAGCCATTTCCTAATGGATGGAAAGGTGAAAATGGCCTCTATGCTGTTGGTTTCACCAAACGTGGACTTCTTGGTGCATCCATGGATGCAAAAAATATAGCTCAAGATATTGAATGGTGTTGGAAATCTGAGGCAAAGCATACTTTGGCTTTTGCTCTATTGCCACAATCCAAGTCATGA